In Spiroplasma litorale, a single genomic region encodes these proteins:
- the scm1 gene encoding motility-associated protein Scm1: protein MKQKGIFFTLLFFTLLFLVSIIMSVSLFKSININKELQNSGVDESIWNNITNPFELAYFIFGYKGFWSIMTLNSFNFVVFSLFWVFLTPLSFSFFFLFLTIYIFTIIIHNIRRDYKYKTAKFLGKWGMYISFIVLLVFISITLGLFSGLEVEFKKVDSLNDYFKSGFFDSFSVISLLKVISNGYLFKINKFNTQYILGENFNYGLLVASLVFGVVFLPIIGITFIIFGSIWIATFISIRNSSHSKFRMWLKNIRIDSKREFYSLILKNEWLWIVTAAFLVTVAVPGLVHPYKNSFQIILSIISICSIPLVFTPLIIGMARVVKIKRFNYNLLMFLQIMILLFTVLSLQLIIWILFKEEIKVHSSVSSFVPFLTITAAIFAEFGFVKLQKR, encoded by the coding sequence ATGAAGCAAAAAGGAATATTCTTTACATTGTTGTTTTTTACGTTATTGTTTTTAGTGTCGATAATTATGAGTGTTTCATTATTTAAAAGTATAAATATTAACAAAGAGTTACAAAATTCAGGTGTTGATGAATCAATATGAAATAACATAACTAATCCATTTGAATTAGCATACTTTATTTTTGGATATAAAGGTTTTTGATCTATAATGACCTTAAACTCATTTAACTTTGTAGTATTTTCGTTATTTTGAGTTTTTTTAACACCTTTGTCTTTTTCTTTCTTCTTTCTTTTTCTAACAATATATATTTTTACAATTATAATTCATAATATAAGAAGAGATTATAAATATAAAACTGCAAAATTTCTTGGAAAATGAGGAATGTATATATCATTTATTGTGTTACTAGTTTTTATTTCAATAACTTTGGGGTTGTTTTCAGGATTAGAAGTTGAATTTAAAAAAGTTGATTCTTTAAATGATTATTTCAAAAGTGGTTTCTTTGATTCATTTTCAGTTATTTCTTTATTAAAAGTAATTTCAAATGGATACTTATTTAAAATCAACAAATTTAATACTCAATATATACTTGGTGAAAATTTTAATTATGGATTACTTGTAGCTTCTTTAGTATTTGGTGTAGTTTTCTTACCTATTATAGGAATAACATTTATAATTTTTGGATCAATTTGAATTGCAACTTTCATATCAATAAGAAATAGTTCGCACTCAAAATTTAGAATGTGATTAAAAAACATTAGAATTGACTCTAAAAGAGAATTCTATTCACTTATTTTAAAAAATGAATGATTATGAATTGTTACTGCAGCCTTTTTAGTAACTGTAGCAGTTCCAGGTTTGGTTCATCCTTACAAAAATAGTTTTCAAATAATATTATCAATCATATCAATATGTAGTATACCACTTGTATTTACACCCCTAATAATTGGTATGGCAAGAGTTGTTAAAATCAAAAGGTTTAATTATAACTTATTAATGTTTCTTCAAATTATGATTCTATTATTTACTGTTTTGTCTTTGCAACTAATTATATGAATATTATTCAAAGAAGAAATAAAAGTTCATTCCTCAGTATCATCTTTCGTTCCGTTTTTAACAATTACTGCAGCAATTTTTGCTGAATTTGGATTTGTAAAACTCCAAAAAAGATAA
- the nagA gene encoding N-acetylglucosamine-6-phosphate deacetylase produces MIIKNAKIVLENKIINNGWLEIEDGIIKKINEGSYDADGLDLKGNWLLPGFIDCHVHGGYGVDFETGTLEGFETFSRKVVQEGITSYVQGSVTNSLDNNLNYMKQFSLFMNKKNISGAKCLGIHLEGPFISPEKKGAHELSLLEPPNISTLKLLIDASNNNIKIVTYAPDLQDGNFTKYLLDNNIIPSAGHTNISFSECEKDYKIGFRHITHLFNGMSGVSQYEPGLASFSLYKDDILCEVISDGIHINPDTLKLIYKIKGPEGICIITDAMNAKGLNDGEYKLGNLEVIKKGMKVSLKDSGVLAGAGATYDHNVRTFFNSIGNIKMNELIKMTSINISKQLNIFDKTGSIDINKKADLVVLDDQLNILKTIVEGRILYESK; encoded by the coding sequence ATGATTATTAAAAATGCAAAAATAGTTTTGGAAAACAAAATTATTAATAATGGTTGATTGGAAATTGAAGATGGAATTATAAAAAAAATAAATGAAGGTTCATATGATGCTGACGGTCTTGATTTAAAAGGTAATTGGTTGTTACCTGGATTTATTGACTGCCATGTACATGGTGGTTATGGTGTCGATTTTGAAACAGGTACTCTAGAAGGATTTGAAACTTTTTCTAGAAAAGTAGTTCAAGAGGGTATAACAAGCTATGTTCAAGGAAGTGTGACTAACTCATTGGATAATAATTTAAATTATATGAAACAATTTAGCCTATTTATGAATAAAAAGAACATTAGTGGAGCAAAATGTTTAGGAATTCATTTAGAGGGACCTTTTATTTCACCTGAAAAAAAAGGTGCACATGAACTTTCATTATTAGAACCCCCAAATATTAGTACTTTAAAATTATTAATTGATGCTTCAAATAATAATATAAAAATTGTAACTTATGCACCAGATCTTCAAGATGGTAACTTTACAAAGTACTTGTTAGATAATAATATAATTCCAAGTGCTGGTCATACAAATATAAGTTTTTCAGAATGTGAAAAAGACTATAAAATTGGTTTTAGACACATTACTCATCTCTTTAATGGAATGAGTGGTGTATCACAATATGAACCTGGACTCGCATCATTTTCGTTATATAAAGACGATATTTTGTGTGAAGTTATTAGTGATGGTATTCATATTAATCCTGATACTTTAAAGCTTATATATAAAATAAAGGGTCCAGAGGGGATTTGCATAATTACAGATGCAATGAATGCAAAAGGATTAAATGATGGAGAGTATAAATTAGGAAATTTAGAAGTTATTAAAAAAGGTATGAAAGTTAGTTTAAAAGATAGTGGTGTTTTAGCAGGAGCTGGGGCAACTTATGATCATAATGTAAGAACTTTCTTTAATTCAATTGGAAATATTAAAATGAATGAACTTATTAAAATGACTTCTATAAATATATCTAAACAGTTAAATATTTTTGATAAAACAGGAAGTATTGATATTAATAAAAAAGCAGACTTGGTTGTTCTTGATGATCAATTAAATATATTAAAAACAATAGTAGAAGGTAGAATTTTATATGAATCAAAATAA
- a CDS encoding Gfo/Idh/MocA family protein, which yields MIKFGTIGTSKIVEDFIKATLTSSLVKVSCCYSRDKTKARELINKYSIYATSANKFETLVDEVDAVYIASPNGMHYEQAKYFLLQQKHVLLEKPLTLDYKQAIELSEIANKNKVIFMEAYKTIHLPQFRHLIEFTKSFQPFMVNLNLNKVTSRINNLKNRIIDNIFDYNLGRGSTYDLLVYPVELSVALFGDVEIVKALGQKLDNKSGLNDCVILKHKSGVLVNITCSKVSNGTISNEILSDGITLSFEDVINIKSIKIHKYDNNSVNEIDFQLEENNLVYEIMVFAKMINENDFALRDYLIKISLEALRTLNRVEEDQLNRG from the coding sequence ATGATTAAGTTTGGTACAATTGGAACTTCTAAAATTGTTGAGGATTTTATCAAAGCAACACTAACAAGCAGTTTGGTAAAAGTCTCATGTTGTTATTCTAGAGATAAAACAAAAGCAAGAGAACTAATTAATAAATATTCTATATATGCTACTTCAGCTAATAAGTTTGAAACTTTAGTTGATGAAGTTGATGCTGTGTATATTGCTTCACCAAACGGAATGCATTATGAACAAGCAAAATATTTCTTATTACAACAAAAACATGTTTTATTAGAAAAACCACTTACACTAGATTACAAACAAGCAATTGAATTATCTGAAATTGCAAATAAAAATAAAGTAATATTTATGGAAGCCTACAAAACAATCCATTTACCACAATTTAGACATTTAATTGAATTTACAAAATCATTTCAACCTTTTATGGTAAATTTAAATTTAAATAAAGTTACATCTAGAATAAATAACTTAAAAAATAGAATCATTGATAATATATTTGATTATAATCTAGGAAGAGGATCAACATATGATTTATTAGTTTATCCTGTTGAACTTAGCGTTGCATTGTTTGGTGATGTAGAAATAGTAAAAGCTCTAGGACAAAAATTAGATAATAAAAGTGGTTTAAATGATTGTGTAATATTAAAGCATAAAAGTGGTGTACTCGTTAATATAACTTGCAGTAAAGTTTCTAATGGTACAATAAGCAACGAAATATTATCTGATGGTATAACTCTAAGTTTTGAAGATGTAATAAATATTAAATCTATAAAAATACACAAGTATGACAATAATTCAGTTAATGAAATTGACTTCCAACTAGAAGAAAATAATTTAGTATATGAAATTATGGTTTTTGCAAAAATGATTAATGAAAATGATTTTGCTTTGAGAGACTATTTAATTAAAATATCTTTAGAGGCATTAAGAACATTAAATAGAGTTGAAGAAGATCAACTAAATAGGGGTTAG
- the deoC gene encoding deoxyribose-phosphate aldolase, giving the protein MKNLNKYIDHTVLKPDATLEDIKKICNEAIENNFATVCINPFRISDAKRILLNKNVGITTVIGFPLGANLTDTKVFETKKAIEDGATEIDMVINIGAVKDQNWDYVYNDIKKVKEVAKDKVVKVILENCLLTKEEIVKCCEIALKANVDFVKTSTGFSKSGATFDDVKLMKSVVKDICKVKAAGGVRTTEDAIKMIENGADRLGTSGGVQIVNGESNKNNY; this is encoded by the coding sequence ATGAAAAATTTAAATAAATATATAGATCACACAGTTTTAAAACCAGATGCTACATTAGAAGATATCAAAAAAATTTGTAATGAAGCAATTGAAAATAATTTCGCAACAGTTTGTATAAATCCTTTTAGAATATCAGATGCTAAAAGAATTTTATTAAATAAAAATGTTGGTATTACAACAGTTATAGGTTTTCCTTTAGGTGCTAATTTAACAGATACTAAGGTTTTCGAAACAAAAAAAGCAATTGAAGACGGAGCAACAGAAATTGATATGGTAATTAACATTGGTGCAGTAAAAGATCAAAATTGAGATTATGTTTATAATGATATTAAAAAGGTAAAAGAAGTCGCAAAAGATAAAGTAGTAAAAGTAATACTTGAAAATTGTTTACTAACTAAAGAAGAAATTGTTAAATGTTGTGAAATTGCTTTAAAGGCAAATGTGGATTTTGTAAAAACTTCAACTGGATTCTCTAAATCAGGAGCAACTTTTGATGATGTTAAATTAATGAAAAGTGTTGTAAAAGATATTTGTAAAGTTAAAGCAGCAGGAGGTGTACGAACTACAGAAGACGCAATCAAAATGATTGAAAATGGAGCTGACCGACTTGGCACAAGTGGTGGAGTACAGATTGTAAATGGAGAAAGCAACAAAAATAATTATTAA
- a CDS encoding beta/alpha barrel domain-containing protein: protein MISLFKTDGYKIGHNDLFPENTTFLFANITPKKFDSFNKDLKINKNPIEYIYSYGVDYTINKLKEEWNNNFFKQNWADVIEDINKLTNHTNIKFSSEMIKDFKYLHSEIKKLPIDFLTIEYYEKKINKKIRLTEDTPLVFLWNTNPRYWWLVDYIETWFISELWPILTSGNVSYQLKKLALKYSIETCDNENHVKYQFHDYSQKGICTNYGSIKTGIGHLMNFVGSENLPSIKELSNYLTNFIVTKTPLIGSSIYALDNSIIFSGSKEGEYEYYEKILDKYPDGDLSIYTDASNIINLVEVYIPKLKDRILKRNGKTLIKLDLQDSLDFLIGKTKTSVLGQIFESEKVGLIKYLDKLFGHTINNYEYKVLNEKVGIIVVGNITYETSDNIFSLLKQMGYATSNILFGIDATSYCCSIKKDSLNINQKITFAKINNKNVLLQRESFKLILESSKGGLVRYLFDDLEEDYIKLKIIDGLSISEWKKSLPIEKLDKIKWLF from the coding sequence ATGATAAGTTTATTTAAAACAGATGGTTACAAGATTGGACACAATGATCTTTTTCCAGAAAATACAACATTCCTTTTTGCAAATATAACCCCTAAAAAATTTGACTCCTTTAATAAAGATTTAAAAATAAATAAAAATCCTATTGAATACATTTATTCATATGGGGTTGATTACACCATTAATAAATTAAAAGAAGAATGAAATAATAATTTTTTTAAACAAAATTGAGCTGATGTAATTGAAGATATAAATAAATTAACAAATCATACAAATATTAAATTTTCATCAGAAATGATAAAAGATTTTAAGTATCTACACTCAGAAATTAAAAAATTACCAATAGATTTTCTAACAATTGAATATTATGAAAAAAAAATAAATAAAAAAATTAGATTAACAGAAGATACACCACTTGTATTTTTATGAAATACAAATCCAAGATATTGATGGTTAGTTGATTATATAGAAACATGATTCATTAGTGAATTATGACCAATTTTAACATCTGGTAATGTTAGCTACCAACTAAAAAAATTAGCATTAAAATATTCAATAGAAACTTGCGATAATGAAAATCATGTAAAATATCAATTTCATGATTACTCACAAAAAGGAATATGCACTAATTATGGATCAATAAAAACAGGAATTGGTCATTTAATGAATTTTGTAGGTAGTGAAAATCTTCCCAGTATCAAAGAACTATCAAACTACCTAACAAATTTTATTGTTACAAAAACTCCATTAATTGGTTCAAGTATCTATGCATTAGACAATTCAATAATTTTTTCAGGTTCAAAAGAAGGAGAATATGAATACTATGAAAAAATATTAGATAAATATCCAGATGGAGATTTATCTATTTATACTGATGCTTCCAATATCATTAATTTAGTAGAAGTTTATATTCCTAAACTAAAAGATAGGATTTTAAAAAGAAATGGAAAAACACTTATTAAACTTGATTTACAAGATTCCTTAGATTTCCTTATTGGTAAAACAAAAACAAGTGTATTAGGACAAATATTTGAAAGTGAAAAAGTTGGACTTATTAAGTACCTAGATAAACTTTTCGGACATACTATAAATAACTATGAATATAAAGTATTAAATGAAAAAGTTGGAATAATTGTTGTAGGAAACATTACTTATGAAACATCAGATAATATATTTAGTTTATTGAAGCAAATGGGTTATGCAACCAGTAATATTTTATTTGGTATTGATGCTACTAGTTATTGTTGTAGCATAAAAAAAGATTCTTTAAATATAAACCAAAAAATTACGTTTGCAAAAATTAATAATAAAAATGTACTATTACAAAGAGAGTCTTTTAAATTAATATTAGAGTCATCTAAGGGTGGTTTGGTTAGATACTTGTTTGATGATTTAGAAGAAGATTATATTAAACTTAAAATTATTGATGGTCTATCAATCTCAGAGTGAAAAAAATCACTTCCAATTGAAAAATTAGATAAAATTAAATGATTATTTTAA
- a CDS encoding PhnD/SsuA/transferrin family substrate-binding protein, translated as MKKILSIIGGISILVAPVSSIISCGGDDGNTFNISFVPSINATDIQNTVKPLQDKLESYLKAKDPNFTKKVKITTSLNYEAAGSSMKAGKSDLAFLPVNTYDSFRGESNNDGTYSDAGVLLISSRDGLAAETNYSAFKDNGVFSDSKGASQDLTLESLANLSMEYNDLLDKNFDLNNKSKEESKLELNSDNINKALYDKNNQVSYYRSYIFANKDYLSKKEDFNEKNIRESVKDKDKMAKLIKEAGKSLSLGRSKTSSGSLLYPLLWMNKTLGIDKPTELRDIYKSSTEQSNYVNAAQQVADGTVGLALGYADIRYDLKNDLAELQKAFKNTIVIGATTGIPNDGIMYSRKKVDETLATTLRTAFKEFVKDPSLKEVFDLYGHNDYVGVGNDQTSKEFEIQRDKIISNNVENLASIKEIVESL; from the coding sequence ATGAAAAAAATATTATCTATTATTGGAGGGATTTCAATTTTAGTAGCACCAGTATCATCAATAATTTCTTGTGGAGGAGATGATGGTAATACATTTAACATATCTTTTGTACCATCAATTAATGCGACAGATATTCAAAATACAGTAAAACCACTTCAAGATAAATTAGAAAGTTATTTAAAAGCAAAAGACCCTAATTTTACTAAAAAAGTAAAAATTACTACATCTTTAAACTATGAAGCTGCAGGAAGCTCGATGAAAGCAGGCAAATCTGATTTAGCATTTTTACCAGTAAATACTTATGATTCATTTAGAGGTGAATCAAATAATGATGGTACTTATAGTGATGCAGGAGTACTATTAATTTCATCTAGGGATGGTTTAGCAGCAGAAACCAATTATTCTGCATTTAAGGATAATGGAGTATTTTCTGACTCAAAAGGAGCAAGTCAAGACTTAACTTTAGAAAGTTTAGCTAATTTATCAATGGAATATAATGATTTATTAGACAAAAATTTTGATTTAAATAATAAAAGCAAAGAAGAATCGAAATTAGAACTTAACAGCGATAATATTAACAAAGCATTGTATGACAAAAATAATCAAGTCAGTTATTATAGATCATACATTTTTGCAAATAAAGATTATTTATCAAAAAAAGAAGATTTTAATGAGAAAAATATTCGCGAATCAGTTAAAGATAAAGATAAAATGGCTAAACTAATTAAAGAAGCAGGAAAAAGTTTATCATTAGGTCGTAGCAAAACTTCAAGTGGTTCTCTTTTATACCCATTACTTTGAATGAATAAAACATTAGGTATAGATAAACCTACTGAGTTAAGAGATATTTATAAAAGTAGTACAGAGCAATCAAATTATGTAAATGCAGCACAACAAGTAGCTGATGGAACAGTTGGTTTAGCACTTGGTTATGCAGATATAAGATATGATTTAAAAAATGACTTAGCAGAATTACAAAAAGCATTCAAAAATACAATTGTAATTGGTGCAACAACTGGAATACCAAATGATGGAATAATGTATTCAAGAAAAAAAGTTGATGAAACATTAGCAACAACTTTAAGAACAGCATTTAAAGAATTTGTTAAAGATCCAAGTTTAAAAGAAGTATTTGATTTATACGGTCACAATGATTATGTTGGAGTTGGTAATGATCAAACTTCTAAAGAATTTGAAATACAAAGAGATAAAATAATATCAAATAACGTTGAAAATCTTGCAAGTATAAAAGAAATAGTTGAAAGTTTATAA
- the phnC gene encoding phosphonate ABC transporter ATP-binding protein → MIKFINVNKVWPNGKHALSNINLEIKDGEFLAVVGLSGAGKTTLLKTINKFTSINSGDIFIEFNDLKFDVNKLKGKSLKELRKLVGLMSQEYNNIERQVALRNVLNSRVAKMSFLRSLIGYFNKKDKMIALTNLNKLNLLDYAYVRVDNLSGGQQQRIALARTLSQEPKLIIADEPVSALDPILANQVMQDFKKINKEDNITIIINIHHIDLAIKYADRIIGLKDGIIVYDGKPNDLSEEKLRIIYGEDFSK, encoded by the coding sequence ATGATTAAATTTATAAATGTAAATAAAGTATGGCCAAATGGAAAACATGCTTTAAGTAACATTAATTTAGAAATTAAAGATGGAGAATTTTTAGCAGTTGTAGGTTTATCTGGTGCTGGTAAAACTACATTACTAAAAACGATAAATAAATTTACTTCAATTAACTCAGGTGATATATTTATAGAATTCAATGATTTAAAATTTGATGTAAATAAGTTAAAAGGCAAATCATTAAAAGAACTTAGAAAATTAGTAGGACTTATGTCACAAGAATATAATAATATTGAAAGACAAGTAGCTTTAAGAAACGTTTTAAATTCAAGAGTTGCTAAAATGAGTTTTTTAAGATCATTAATAGGATATTTTAATAAAAAAGATAAAATGATTGCACTAACTAACTTAAATAAATTAAACTTACTAGACTATGCATATGTAAGAGTTGATAATCTAAGTGGGGGTCAACAACAAAGAATTGCTTTGGCAAGAACTTTATCACAAGAGCCTAAGTTAATTATTGCTGATGAACCAGTTTCTGCTCTTGACCCAATACTTGCAAATCAAGTCATGCAAGATTTCAAAAAAATTAATAAAGAAGATAATATTACAATTATTATAAATATTCACCATATTGACTTAGCTATTAAATATGCTGACAGAATAATTGGCCTTAAAGATGGAATAATTGTTTACGATGGAAAACCTAATGATTTAAGTGAAGAAAAATTAAGGATAATATATGGAGAAGATTTTTCAAAATAA
- a CDS encoding ABC transporter permease subunit has protein sequence MIKRKISSVFSRNVFKVGNNISKKPTRLFGISISILTILIVIFGFAYLEGSWAEFFNSFDNLGKTLKEMIKWDFKAYTTPNIFGEKFIDNAFKSVLDTIIMSFAGTIVGVIISIPIALCSSNNIVHNKIINGFFKSIMAIFRTIPAFTFALFLIGYFGQTTLSVAIAIAIFTFSVTGKLFYERIESINFNIYRSLQATGASKFRSFKAAIIPQISHNIVSITFYSLETNIRYIAIIGGLSSVGIGQLIQDNISLQKWDRAGFLLFLLIMVVIIMEVLIYVIKKFILEDSDYLLDKRENNKIINKVKKKTRMNNLRFYINNEIIRDFNINHPKNRKSIKEKINYWFLKKMKIKDFKKIHNKLILDDKRKFKELKSKEVNSKKWFIYNEDLSSYVRIDKIYLTSFNIKVEKMKSDLLEKSNSELKIKKEKYLKNLTIENVYKKSPKFWVKRTLFYGLILVFFIYSFSTIEFHIEPSETIKTNNKNLLEIFKINWESLFSKTDSAPYSVISLIFETLSIAIVGTTIGVVFAYILGLLSSETIVNFYIAKFFVAVNSIIRAIPTYIYAIIFIVLVGLGPFNGAIALAMGTIGMLTKYNREIFEDINKKIVIQLQATGLNRLQRFKYGIIPQTSSNIVSYIVYRFDINFKEVSSLGIIGAGNMGYLLNTYFSDHYFHEFGALLFGIIVFTFLIEALTTVLRNKINYNINPIFIDWIILIIKKRKFIYYKANEFLLNQKIELSYDESSALYSYTNKKLFSLSKDMKINNESNSLLKSVNQTFKFYKFDSMKSFIKEYKKSLKVVKNFRFEYLSGLKNEYQENIANIKEIFNKSKDKTEFKKNKNSLKKIYRFKKNTLNY, from the coding sequence ATGATTAAAAGAAAAATAAGTTCAGTTTTTTCACGAAATGTATTTAAGGTTGGAAACAATATTTCAAAAAAACCAACTAGGTTGTTTGGTATTTCTATAAGTATTTTAACAATATTAATTGTTATTTTTGGTTTTGCATATCTAGAGGGAAGTTGAGCAGAATTTTTTAATAGCTTTGATAATTTAGGCAAAACACTTAAAGAAATGATTAAGTGAGATTTTAAAGCATACACTACTCCAAATATATTTGGAGAGAAATTTATTGATAATGCTTTTAAATCTGTTTTAGACACAATAATAATGTCTTTTGCAGGAACAATTGTTGGGGTTATTATATCCATTCCAATAGCACTGTGTTCTTCTAATAACATAGTTCATAATAAAATAATTAATGGTTTTTTTAAATCTATAATGGCAATTTTCAGAACAATTCCAGCATTTACCTTTGCATTATTTTTAATTGGATATTTTGGACAAACTACGCTATCTGTTGCAATTGCAATTGCAATATTTACTTTTTCTGTTACAGGTAAATTATTTTATGAAAGAATAGAAAGTATTAATTTTAATATTTATAGATCTTTACAAGCTACGGGTGCTTCAAAGTTTAGATCTTTTAAAGCAGCAATTATTCCTCAAATTTCTCATAACATAGTATCAATTACGTTTTACTCTTTAGAAACTAATATTAGATATATTGCTATAATTGGTGGTCTTTCATCAGTTGGTATTGGTCAATTAATTCAAGATAATATAAGTTTACAAAAATGGGATCGAGCAGGTTTTCTATTATTTTTATTAATAATGGTAGTAATTATAATGGAAGTTTTAATCTACGTTATTAAAAAGTTTATATTAGAAGATAGTGATTATTTATTAGATAAAAGAGAAAACAATAAAATAATTAATAAAGTCAAGAAAAAAACAAGAATGAATAATTTAAGATTTTATATTAATAATGAAATTATTAGAGATTTTAATATAAATCATCCAAAAAATAGGAAATCTATTAAAGAAAAAATAAATTATTGATTTTTAAAAAAAATGAAAATTAAAGATTTTAAAAAAATTCATAATAAATTAATTTTAGACGATAAAAGAAAATTTAAGGAATTAAAATCAAAAGAAGTTAACTCCAAAAAATGATTCATTTACAATGAAGATTTATCATCATATGTTAGAATAGATAAAATATATCTAACAAGTTTTAATATTAAGGTTGAAAAAATGAAATCAGACTTGTTAGAAAAATCAAACTCCGAATTAAAAATAAAAAAAGAGAAGTATTTAAAAAATTTAACAATAGAAAATGTTTATAAAAAATCTCCTAAATTTTGAGTTAAAAGAACGCTTTTTTATGGATTAATTTTAGTTTTTTTTATTTATTCATTTTCAACAATAGAGTTCCATATTGAACCAAGTGAAACTATAAAAACAAATAATAAAAATCTGCTAGAAATATTTAAAATAAACTGGGAATCATTATTTTCAAAAACTGATAGTGCACCTTATTCTGTAATTAGTTTAATTTTTGAAACTTTATCGATAGCAATTGTTGGAACTACAATAGGGGTTGTATTTGCATATATATTAGGTTTATTAAGTTCTGAAACAATTGTAAACTTTTACATTGCAAAATTTTTCGTAGCTGTTAATTCAATAATCAGAGCAATACCCACATATATTTATGCAATTATATTTATAGTACTTGTTGGTTTGGGTCCTTTTAATGGAGCTATTGCGCTTGCTATGGGAACTATAGGTATGCTTACAAAATATAATAGAGAAATTTTTGAAGATATTAATAAAAAAATAGTTATTCAACTTCAAGCAACTGGCTTAAATAGACTACAAAGATTCAAGTATGGAATAATTCCTCAAACTTCAAGTAACATTGTTTCTTATATTGTTTATAGATTTGATATTAACTTTAAAGAGGTATCTTCACTTGGAATTATTGGTGCTGGTAATATGGGTTATTTATTAAACACTTATTTTTCAGATCATTACTTTCATGAATTTGGAGCACTATTATTTGGAATAATAGTATTTACATTTTTAATAGAAGCATTAACAACAGTTTTACGAAATAAAATTAATTATAATATAAACCCAATTTTTATAGATTGAATTATATTGATAATTAAAAAAAGAAAATTTATTTATTACAAAGCTAATGAATTTTTATTAAATCAAAAAATTGAATTATCATATGATGAATCAAGTGCACTTTATTCATATACAAATAAAAAATTGTTTAGTTTATCTAAAGATATGAAAATAAATAATGAAAGCAATAGTTTATTAAAATCTGTAAATCAAACTTTCAAATTTTACAAATTTGATAGTATGAAAAGCTTTATTAAAGAGTACAAAAAATCTTTAAAAGTAGTAAAAAACTTTAGATTTGAATATCTAAGTGGCTTAAAAAATGAATACCAAGAAAATATTGCTAATATTAAAGAAATATTTAATAAAAGCAAAGATAAAACTGAGTTTAAAAAAAATAAAAATAGTTTAAAAAAAATTTATAGATTTAAAAAAAATACTCTTAATTATTAG